The proteins below come from a single Burkholderia contaminans genomic window:
- a CDS encoding efflux transporter outer membrane subunit: MSAAFRLSALAMSVTLAACAVGPDFKRPDTAAAARFARDAHPAAPSGTTPETPDMPPDASADADAAFWRGFGDPVLTHLIASALAANQDLQVAVSRYDASNALLSQATFDRYPTITASGQVGHQLMSKDQAFGAPRSQRDNPTSSVGINAAWELDLFGRVRRSIESQRAETAASAADVRAVRVAIAGEVASTYVDLRGSQERLRIARENADNQKQTLALINARVGAGRGSDLDAARARAQYESTTSRIAVYEAAIGVDEHRLAVLTGQTPDALIGRFDLPKAAAAAGTPVPLPALAADIDPGTPGDLLRRRPDVAAAEARLHAATARVGVATADLFPRFTLSGLLGSATSSYGFFRAGSDTNLIALGIDWSFLDVGRVRARIAASDAEAAGQLAQYRQTVLGALEETENALLRAARTRDETGHLVQAATDSARAAQLAQARFSAGAIDYYEVLDAQRTLLQAQDAAADGQMRSAAATVALYKALAGGWPSGTGQGPQQSPLAQAGQPAQ; encoded by the coding sequence ATGAGCGCCGCTTTTCGTCTTTCCGCGCTCGCGATGTCGGTGACGCTCGCCGCGTGCGCGGTCGGTCCCGATTTCAAGCGACCCGACACGGCCGCGGCCGCGCGGTTCGCACGCGATGCGCATCCGGCGGCGCCGTCCGGTACGACGCCGGAGACGCCGGATATGCCGCCCGACGCGTCGGCCGATGCCGATGCCGCATTCTGGCGCGGCTTCGGCGATCCGGTGCTCACGCATCTGATCGCCTCGGCGCTCGCGGCGAACCAGGACCTGCAGGTCGCCGTGTCGCGCTACGACGCATCGAATGCGCTGCTGTCGCAGGCCACGTTCGATCGTTATCCGACGATCACCGCGAGCGGGCAGGTGGGCCATCAGCTGATGAGCAAGGACCAGGCGTTCGGTGCGCCGCGCAGCCAGCGCGATAATCCGACGTCCAGCGTCGGGATCAATGCCGCGTGGGAGCTCGACCTGTTCGGCCGCGTGCGTCGTTCGATCGAGTCGCAGCGTGCGGAAACGGCCGCCAGCGCGGCGGACGTGCGCGCGGTGCGCGTCGCGATCGCCGGCGAGGTGGCGAGCACGTACGTCGATCTGCGCGGCTCGCAGGAGCGGCTGCGGATCGCGCGCGAGAATGCCGACAACCAGAAGCAGACGCTCGCGCTGATCAATGCACGTGTCGGTGCGGGGAGAGGGTCCGACCTCGATGCGGCGCGGGCGCGCGCGCAGTACGAATCGACGACGTCGCGGATTGCCGTGTATGAAGCGGCGATCGGCGTCGACGAGCACCGGCTCGCGGTGCTGACCGGGCAGACGCCGGACGCGCTGATCGGCCGCTTCGATCTTCCGAAGGCTGCCGCGGCGGCGGGCACACCGGTGCCGCTGCCGGCGTTGGCCGCCGACATCGATCCCGGCACGCCAGGCGACCTGCTGCGGCGTCGGCCCGACGTCGCGGCCGCCGAGGCGCGGCTGCACGCGGCGACCGCACGCGTCGGCGTCGCGACGGCCGACCTGTTTCCGCGTTTCACGCTGTCAGGGCTGCTCGGCAGCGCGACGAGCAGTTACGGGTTCTTCCGCGCGGGCAGCGACACGAACCTGATCGCGCTCGGCATCGACTGGTCGTTCCTCGACGTCGGCCGCGTGCGTGCGCGGATCGCCGCGAGCGATGCGGAAGCGGCCGGGCAGCTCGCGCAGTACCGGCAGACCGTGCTCGGGGCGCTGGAGGAAACGGAGAACGCGCTGCTGCGCGCTGCGCGCACGCGTGACGAGACGGGCCATCTCGTGCAGGCCGCGACCGACAGCGCGCGTGCCGCGCAACTGGCGCAGGCGCGTTTTTCGGCGGGTGCGATCGACTACTACGAAGTGCTCGACGCGCAACGCACGCTGCTGCAGGCGCAGGATGCGGCGGCCGACGGGCAGATGCGCAGCGCGGCGGCGACAGTGGCGTTGTACAAGGCGCTGGCGGGCGGCTGGCCGTCGGGAACGGGGCAGGGCCCGCAGCAAAGCCCGCTCGCGCAGGCGGGGCAGCCAGCACAGTAG